A stretch of the uncultured Trichococcus sp. genome encodes the following:
- a CDS encoding alpha-galactosidase: MQYIHYNETKQQFHLQNQAISYVFGVEEKAILSHLYFGKRIDSYQGGRRYPRLERSFSTNFQGVTDRNYSRDTIPHEYPTYGNGDFRSTAIAATLADGDPTLDLRYAGFSMEKGKPALTGLPATYVSEEAEAETLFIELADEKAQVTVRLAYTIFADYPVIARSATITNHSAEAVQLEKAASLSIDLPYQEWDLLHLNGSWGQERSIVREPVTKGIKIFDSKRGTSSHQQNPFVALAEPNCTEDKGAAIGFSLIYSGNHEELVEMDQYGQIRVALGINPSGFSWELQPEDTFQTPEALMVYSEEGLNGMSQTFHTLFRENLSRGHHRKKERPILINNWEATYFDFTGEKIRAIIDESAELGIELFVLDDGWFGTRSNDRRSLGDWTENREKLPEGLKGIADYAHGKGMQFGLWFEPEMISEVSELFTAHPDWALQIPGRERTLSRDQLVLDYSRKEVRDGIIGQMRAILEQVPIDYIKWDMNRYLTEVHSGALPKHRQGETAHRYVLGLYAMMEELVQAYPEILFEGCSGGGGRFDPGILYYMPQSWTSDNTDAVQRLQIQYGTSLVYPISAMGAHVSAVPNHQTHRITSLAMRGDVAMAGVLGYELDPTTLTEEEKQIIRRQVTDYKQYRRLVQYGSFHRLRSPFEKNQTIWAFVSEDQSECLLYYYSVLAQAAPPLDIIKLRGLDPERVYHCDELDATFSATELMHSGFYVDPIIKGDFQSRRYYFKAK; encoded by the coding sequence ATGCAGTACATTCACTATAATGAAACAAAACAGCAGTTCCATCTGCAGAATCAGGCGATCAGTTACGTGTTCGGCGTCGAGGAAAAGGCGATTTTGTCGCATCTTTATTTCGGCAAACGCATCGATTCCTACCAGGGCGGCCGCCGTTATCCGCGGCTGGAGCGCTCGTTTTCGACCAATTTCCAGGGTGTCACCGACCGGAATTACTCGCGCGACACGATTCCGCATGAGTATCCGACCTATGGCAACGGCGATTTCCGCAGCACGGCCATTGCGGCGACACTGGCGGACGGCGATCCGACTTTGGATCTGCGCTACGCCGGCTTTTCGATGGAAAAGGGCAAACCGGCGCTGACCGGCTTGCCGGCCACATATGTTAGCGAGGAGGCCGAAGCCGAGACGCTGTTCATCGAGCTCGCCGACGAAAAAGCGCAGGTGACGGTGCGGTTGGCCTATACGATTTTTGCCGACTATCCAGTGATTGCGCGTTCCGCGACCATCACGAACCACAGCGCCGAAGCTGTGCAGCTGGAGAAAGCGGCCAGTCTGAGCATCGATCTGCCGTATCAGGAATGGGATCTGTTGCATCTGAACGGTTCCTGGGGACAGGAGCGCAGCATCGTCCGCGAACCGGTCACGAAGGGCATCAAGATCTTCGACAGCAAACGCGGGACGAGCAGCCATCAGCAAAATCCTTTCGTGGCGCTCGCCGAGCCGAACTGCACCGAAGACAAAGGCGCCGCGATCGGCTTCAGCCTGATCTACAGCGGCAACCACGAAGAGCTGGTCGAAATGGACCAGTACGGCCAGATCCGCGTGGCGCTGGGCATCAATCCGAGCGGCTTCTCCTGGGAACTGCAGCCGGAGGACACGTTCCAGACGCCGGAAGCGCTGATGGTCTATTCGGAGGAAGGCCTGAACGGGATGTCGCAGACATTCCACACGCTGTTCCGGGAAAACCTGTCAAGAGGGCACCACCGCAAAAAAGAGCGTCCGATCCTGATCAACAATTGGGAAGCGACTTATTTCGATTTCACCGGCGAAAAGATCCGCGCCATCATCGATGAATCCGCCGAGCTGGGCATCGAATTGTTCGTGCTCGACGACGGCTGGTTCGGGACGCGCTCCAACGACCGGCGCTCGCTGGGGGACTGGACCGAGAACCGGGAGAAGCTGCCGGAAGGGCTCAAAGGCATCGCCGATTATGCGCACGGCAAGGGGATGCAGTTCGGCCTCTGGTTCGAACCGGAAATGATTTCCGAAGTGAGCGAACTGTTCACGGCGCATCCGGATTGGGCGCTGCAGATTCCGGGCCGCGAGCGGACGCTGAGCCGCGACCAGCTGGTGCTTGATTACAGCCGCAAAGAAGTCAGGGACGGAATCATCGGCCAGATGCGCGCCATCCTGGAGCAGGTGCCGATCGATTACATCAAATGGGACATGAACCGTTACTTGACGGAAGTCCACAGCGGCGCGCTGCCGAAGCACCGCCAAGGCGAAACAGCCCACCGCTATGTGCTCGGGCTATACGCCATGATGGAGGAACTGGTGCAGGCTTATCCGGAAATCCTCTTCGAAGGCTGCTCCGGCGGCGGTGGACGCTTCGATCCGGGCATCCTTTACTACATGCCGCAGAGCTGGACCAGCGACAACACCGATGCCGTCCAGCGGCTGCAGATCCAGTACGGCACGAGCCTTGTTTACCCGATTTCGGCGATGGGCGCGCACGTGTCGGCCGTCCCGAACCACCAGACCCACCGCATCACATCGCTGGCGATGCGCGGCGATGTCGCGATGGCCGGCGTCCTCGGTTACGAACTCGATCCGACGACACTGACGGAGGAAGAAAAACAGATCATCCGCCGGCAAGTGACCGATTACAAACAGTACCGCCGGCTTGTGCAGTACGGCAGCTTCCACCGTCTGCGCAGCCCGTTCGAGAAAAACCAGACGATCTGGGCCTTCGTTTCCGAGGATCAATCGGAATGCCTGTTGTACTACTACAGCGTACTCGCTCAAGCGGCGCCGCCGCTCGATATCATCAAGCTGCGCGGACTGGATCCGGAACGTGTGTATCATTGTGACGAGCTAGATGCGACATTCAGCGCCACCGAGCTGATGCACAGCGGCTTCTACGTCGATCCGATCATCAAAGGCGACTTCCAGAGCCGGAGATACTATTTCAAGGCAAAATAG
- a CDS encoding sucrose-6-phosphate hydrolase, giving the protein MINQLGVTDEHYYTSYQEIPQQIKNEAIARADKSPFRQLFHTEAPSGYLNDPNGFSYFDGKYHLFYQWTPFKYQENPKLWYQAWHHLISEDLISWESLGPGIEPDTLFETHGAYSGSAWDNGDELLMFYTGNTRNEEWQRTPYQLLATMDRDGVIKKAETPAITGTVPGYTDHFRDPKIWKTEEGYFAVIGAQRTELTGAALVLYSENGTTSWRVLGEVGMDRHQDFGYMWECPDYFELDGKGILLFSPQGLPPQQNRFENIYQTGYLVGGRLDKTNLSLHEQGGFIELDRGFDIYATQTTALPDGRRILSGWMGLPEIAYPTEAYGYCGCLLLPRELRFEDGRLKQRPIRELAAYETEEKVLSVRLDPDANTHQLAIGFGHVLKLRCKNTAAGQLVLDLYSNEERTRYTRVLLDSDKGEVWLDREKSGLPVGEAYGTKRLLWQGDLSEIELALYLDRSSIELFLEDGLVVASSRIFPDESQQSVCFESLSGEWAVAGTHAKLDVQAKKG; this is encoded by the coding sequence TTGATCAACCAATTGGGCGTAACCGACGAGCATTATTACACATCATACCAAGAAATACCCCAACAGATTAAAAATGAAGCAATCGCGCGCGCCGACAAGAGCCCGTTCCGGCAATTGTTCCATACCGAGGCGCCTTCCGGTTATTTGAACGACCCGAACGGTTTCAGCTACTTCGACGGGAAATACCATCTCTTTTACCAATGGACACCGTTCAAGTACCAGGAGAACCCGAAATTGTGGTACCAAGCCTGGCACCATCTCATTTCGGAAGATCTTATCAGCTGGGAGAGCCTGGGCCCCGGCATCGAGCCGGACACGCTGTTCGAAACGCACGGTGCCTATTCCGGCAGCGCCTGGGACAATGGCGACGAGTTGCTGATGTTTTACACAGGCAATACGCGCAACGAAGAGTGGCAACGGACGCCTTACCAACTGCTGGCCACGATGGACCGCGACGGCGTGATCAAGAAGGCCGAAACGCCGGCCATCACCGGGACCGTTCCGGGCTACACGGATCATTTCCGCGATCCGAAAATCTGGAAAACAGAAGAAGGCTACTTTGCCGTCATCGGCGCCCAAAGGACCGAACTGACCGGCGCGGCGCTGGTGCTCTACTCGGAAAACGGCACCACAAGTTGGCGCGTGCTCGGGGAAGTCGGCATGGATCGGCACCAGGATTTCGGCTACATGTGGGAATGCCCGGACTACTTCGAACTGGACGGGAAGGGCATCCTGCTGTTTTCGCCGCAAGGCCTGCCGCCCCAGCAGAACCGTTTCGAGAACATCTACCAGACCGGCTATCTGGTCGGCGGCCGCCTCGACAAAACGAACTTGTCGCTGCATGAACAAGGCGGCTTCATCGAATTGGACCGCGGCTTCGACATCTATGCCACCCAGACGACGGCCTTGCCGGACGGGCGCCGGATCCTGAGCGGCTGGATGGGCCTGCCCGAAATCGCCTATCCGACCGAAGCGTACGGCTACTGCGGCTGCCTGCTGCTGCCGCGCGAACTGCGCTTCGAAGACGGACGCCTGAAACAACGGCCGATCCGCGAACTGGCAGCCTATGAAACCGAAGAAAAAGTGCTGTCCGTCCGACTCGATCCGGATGCAAACACGCATCAGCTCGCCATCGGATTCGGGCACGTGCTCAAGCTGCGCTGCAAAAACACGGCAGCCGGCCAGCTTGTCCTCGACCTGTACAGCAATGAGGAAAGAACCCGCTATACCCGTGTGCTGCTGGATTCCGATAAAGGCGAAGTCTGGCTGGACCGCGAAAAATCCGGGTTGCCGGTTGGGGAAGCATACGGAACCAAGCGTCTGCTTTGGCAAGGCGACCTTTCCGAGATCGAGCTGGCGCTGTATCTGGACCGCAGCTCTATCGAACTGTTCCTGGAGGACGGGCTGGTCGTTGCCTCCAGTCGGATCTTCCCGGATGAGTCCCAACAATCGGTCTGCTTCGAGAGTTTGTCGGGTGAATGGGCAGTTGCCGGGACCCACGCGAAGCTGGATGTGCAGGCGAAAAAAGGTTAA